CCACCTCCGGCGAGGACGCCGAGCGGCTCATCGGCGTGGACGTCATACGGGAGCGGCTGGTCCTCCTGGCGGCCCAGGCGGAGCAGGAGATCACCACCTTCGCTCCCGGCGGCGCCCACCCGGCGGCCGACCTGGAGGCCAGCCGCCGGCCGAACGGCGCACTGCTCGACCGGGGCATCCGGATGCGGACGATCTACCTCGACAGCGTGCGCAACCACGCCCCGACCCTCGAGCATGTGAACTGGCTGAGCTCCCGCGGCGGACAGGTGCGCACCGCGGCCACGCTCCCGGTCCGCATGGTCATCATCGACCGCCGCCAGGTGGTCCTGCCGCTCGACACCTCCGACGCGCGGACCGGAGCGGTGCTGCTCAAGGGCGAGGGGATCGTCACCGCGCTCTACGCGCTCTTCGAGAGCACCTGGGCCGCGGCGACTCCGCTGGGCACCCCGCCCGTCGTCGACCAGAACGACCTGAGCAACCAGGAGGTCGAGATCCTCCGGCTCCTCGACACCGGGCTCACCGACGAGGTCATCGCGAGGCGCCTCGGCGTCTCCGCCCGGACCGCCCGCCGGCTCACCGCCCTCCTCATGGAGCGGCTGGGGGCCCGCAGCCGCTTCGAGGCGGGCGCCAACGCCGTCCGCCAGGGCTGGCTCTCGCTCACCCGCTGACGCGGCCGCCGGGGAACTCAGCCCGGCAGGCCCCGGTGGACGCGGACCTCGTACGGTGCCGGGGAGGCGACCGCGACGGCGGCCGCGTGGCCGGGGCCCACGGCGAGGTCGGTGAGGTGCCAGCCGGGGA
This is a stretch of genomic DNA from Streptomyces sp. R44. It encodes these proteins:
- a CDS encoding LuxR C-terminal-related transcriptional regulator, which encodes MLEPLGLDSAAEQLYKSMLAYPQDDLATLSARLGVDEQDAHRSLDSLSTLALVRPALREGGGYRAVSPEIAMELILSRQQADLAAQQLRIETSRAAAAQLIAECSALTNTAATSGEDAERLIGVDVIRERLVLLAAQAEQEITTFAPGGAHPAADLEASRRPNGALLDRGIRMRTIYLDSVRNHAPTLEHVNWLSSRGGQVRTAATLPVRMVIIDRRQVVLPLDTSDARTGAVLLKGEGIVTALYALFESTWAAATPLGTPPVVDQNDLSNQEVEILRLLDTGLTDEVIARRLGVSARTARRLTALLMERLGARSRFEAGANAVRQGWLSLTR